From the Photobacterium sp. GJ3 genome, one window contains:
- a CDS encoding IclR family transcriptional regulator — protein MAKETRNIQSVERTFAILETLSMHNQPLSLQDISQQVELSKTTVHGLLATLRSLGYVTKSKHGYSLGLRLRELSISLEQNDEAIRTHFSSLLQRMASLTNNTAYLAVISGTQEYLYIDAIERNNPLTIRSPRGRREGLTSSAIGKVFLAFDDDLLRELRTKEQIDNPLERELLKVKQQGFALDLEQAEANLNCLAIPLYIDGSLAAVAGVSGHANELNQPRLEHFASVFLNK, from the coding sequence ATGGCGAAAGAAACCCGTAACATTCAGTCTGTCGAGCGCACCTTTGCTATTCTCGAGACGCTCTCTATGCATAATCAGCCTCTTTCTCTGCAAGATATTAGTCAACAAGTAGAGTTAAGTAAGACCACAGTTCATGGCCTACTAGCAACTCTACGCTCGCTTGGGTATGTCACAAAGAGCAAACATGGTTACAGTCTAGGTCTACGTTTACGTGAGCTATCTATATCGCTTGAACAAAACGATGAAGCGATTCGTACCCACTTCTCTTCTCTACTCCAACGTATGGCGAGCCTTACCAATAACACCGCTTATCTAGCCGTGATAAGTGGCACACAAGAGTATTTGTATATTGATGCTATAGAACGAAACAATCCATTAACTATACGAAGCCCGCGAGGGCGGCGTGAAGGGCTTACCTCTTCTGCTATTGGTAAAGTGTTCTTAGCATTCGATGACGATCTGCTGCGTGAGCTACGTACAAAAGAACAAATCGATAATCCGCTTGAACGAGAGCTACTAAAAGTGAAACAACAAGGTTTTGCACTTGATTTAGAGCAAGCAGAAGCTAACCTCAATTGCTTAGCAATCCCGTTATACATTGATGGTAGTCTGGCCGCTGTCGCGGGCGTTAGTGGACATGCAAACGAGCTAAATCAACCTCGCCTTGAGCATTTTGCTTCCGTGTTCCTCAATAAGTAA
- a CDS encoding XdhC family protein produces MTNSLRDILTQWNASRDNCEWVLCTIYEITGSSYRKPGAMMMISGRGQRLGLLSGGCLEADIQLHAKRVMSDQRSLTLTYDATDEDDLTFQLGIGCRGVVHILLQPVSKENAYLGLKELFNALEAHQQGLYYQCINPEDGEAQGYFELAEGEKNGRSTVEQSCLNRMAIAGCEPISTLSLIC; encoded by the coding sequence ATGACGAATAGTTTAAGAGACATTTTGACTCAATGGAATGCAAGCCGCGACAATTGTGAGTGGGTTTTATGCACTATCTATGAAATTACTGGATCCAGCTATAGAAAGCCAGGTGCCATGATGATGATATCGGGACGAGGGCAACGTCTTGGATTGCTATCTGGTGGTTGCCTTGAAGCAGACATTCAACTCCATGCTAAAAGAGTGATGTCAGACCAGCGCTCATTGACACTCACTTACGATGCGACCGACGAAGATGATTTGACATTCCAGTTAGGCATAGGTTGTCGCGGCGTAGTTCATATATTGCTACAACCTGTCAGCAAAGAAAATGCCTACTTAGGTCTTAAAGAACTGTTTAATGCTCTTGAGGCTCATCAGCAAGGGCTCTATTACCAGTGTATCAACCCAGAGGATGGTGAAGCACAAGGTTATTTTGAACTCGCTGAGGGGGAAAAAAATGGTCGCTCAACCGTCGAGCAGAGTTGCTTGAACAGGATGGCTATCGCTGGTTGCGAACCCATATCAACCCTGAGCCTCATTTGTTAA
- the mdtN gene encoding multidrug transporter subunit MdtN — MSLLRKIYALVLLGLTVFVLGLVLDRVDSAPRTDDAYAWADTIDVVPEVSGRIIELPVQDNQLVRKGDLLYRVDPRPYENALAAAQAKLATLDEQIRLQQRSVDAQKFNAEAVSAQEKSAKARYIQAADSYQRKLSLVKKGYVSRDDLEQALSAKNSAEAIYKAARLQTRQANSAITDVKALVAQKAEVKVQIVTAKLNLEYSEVYAPFDGRIASLRTTVGQYASPAQSVMTLIDTSQWYVIAHFRETDLKGVHNGTPARVYLTADTSKHYTGVVESMSYGVAPKDGGRIVNGLPSVERSINWVHVSQRFPVKIAIQDPDPWLFRIGASAIATVQRDIKAEDK; from the coding sequence ATGTCATTACTAAGAAAAATCTATGCACTTGTTTTGCTCGGTCTTACTGTTTTTGTTCTGGGGCTGGTTCTGGATAGAGTTGATAGCGCCCCGAGAACAGATGACGCCTACGCCTGGGCAGACACAATAGATGTGGTTCCTGAGGTAAGCGGACGTATTATCGAGCTTCCGGTTCAGGATAATCAGCTGGTGCGCAAAGGCGATCTGCTGTACAGGGTCGATCCTCGTCCGTACGAAAACGCACTGGCCGCAGCACAGGCAAAGCTGGCTACGCTGGATGAGCAGATCAGACTGCAACAGCGCTCGGTGGACGCTCAAAAATTTAATGCCGAGGCCGTCTCCGCGCAGGAAAAGAGCGCTAAAGCTCGCTACATTCAGGCGGCAGACTCATACCAGCGTAAACTATCTCTGGTTAAAAAGGGCTATGTATCCAGAGACGATCTGGAGCAAGCCTTGAGCGCAAAGAATAGCGCCGAAGCTATCTATAAAGCCGCCCGTCTTCAGACTCGTCAAGCAAATTCGGCAATAACCGACGTTAAAGCCCTTGTCGCTCAGAAGGCAGAGGTAAAAGTCCAAATTGTGACAGCCAAGCTCAACCTTGAATACAGCGAGGTTTATGCCCCTTTTGACGGAAGGATAGCTTCACTGAGAACCACTGTCGGTCAGTACGCCTCTCCAGCTCAGTCTGTAATGACGCTAATTGATACCAGTCAATGGTACGTGATAGCCCACTTTAGAGAAACAGACCTTAAGGGTGTTCATAACGGAACCCCAGCCAGAGTGTACCTGACCGCAGATACCAGCAAGCATTATACCGGCGTCGTTGAATCTATGAGCTATGGCGTTGCTCCTAAAGATGGTGGCCGCATAGTTAACGGTCTGCCGTCAGTCGAACGCAGTATAAACTGGGTGCATGTCTCACAGCGATTCCCTGTCAAAATTGCAATACAAGATCCTGATCCCTGGTTATTCCGTATCGGTGCTTCAGCAATAGCAACAGTGCAACGAGATATAAAAGCGGAAGATAAATAA
- a CDS encoding (2Fe-2S)-binding protein, with protein sequence MVTFTLNGSEVSAEASDDTPLLWVIRDEIGLKGTKFGCGVAMCGACTVHVDGNAVRSCSFPLSMAAGKQITTIEGLNNEHPLQKAWVEEQVPQCGYCQSGQIMQAATLLDRNPNPSDKDIDNHMSTNYCRCMAYKRIKSAIKRAVSESQSAVQVFDPNEKEA encoded by the coding sequence ATGGTAACGTTTACATTAAACGGTAGTGAGGTGAGCGCAGAAGCAAGCGATGATACGCCATTGCTTTGGGTGATCCGTGATGAAATCGGTCTTAAGGGCACAAAGTTTGGTTGCGGTGTCGCAATGTGTGGTGCTTGTACAGTTCATGTAGATGGCAACGCTGTTCGTTCATGCTCATTCCCACTTTCAATGGCAGCCGGCAAGCAGATAACGACTATCGAGGGGCTAAACAACGAGCATCCTCTGCAAAAAGCATGGGTAGAGGAACAAGTTCCTCAGTGCGGTTACTGTCAATCTGGACAAATTATGCAAGCAGCGACTTTGTTGGACCGCAATCCTAATCCTTCCGATAAGGATATCGACAACCACATGAGCACGAACTACTGCCGCTGTATGGCCTACAAACGCATTAAAAGTGCGATTAAGCGAGCTGTGTCTGAGTCACAGTCAGCAGTGCAAGTGTTCGACCCAAATGAAAAAGAAGCATAA
- a CDS encoding nucleotidyltransferase family protein: MKITKVLLAAGQSSRFGQCKLTQQLGDTSIVKKAVQMLNSVNNEPTYVISGAWHHEVHGALEDTSYVEVMYNKQWQKGLGNSIAFAAKKLGQSDRALLFVLADQVALTSDDLKKLVSGFKRQPTRWCARYNQCLGVPAIFPPEDNVLLSALSGEHGAKKLLRDTTVRTQFLSMPRATVDVDTLDDLVNARRLLAAGCLESNIGQCV; this comes from the coding sequence GTGAAGATCACTAAAGTGCTACTAGCAGCAGGACAATCTTCTCGGTTCGGCCAGTGTAAGCTAACTCAGCAACTCGGTGATACGAGCATTGTTAAAAAAGCAGTGCAAATGCTTAACTCCGTCAATAATGAGCCAACGTATGTGATTAGCGGTGCATGGCACCATGAGGTGCATGGAGCACTTGAAGATACTAGCTATGTAGAAGTGATGTACAACAAACAATGGCAAAAAGGGCTAGGTAACAGTATTGCCTTTGCCGCAAAGAAACTTGGCCAGTCTGACCGAGCGCTTCTATTTGTGCTTGCAGATCAAGTTGCTCTTACCAGTGATGACTTGAAAAAGCTGGTATCAGGCTTTAAACGACAACCAACACGTTGGTGTGCGCGTTATAACCAATGTTTAGGCGTACCTGCAATATTCCCACCCGAAGATAACGTATTACTCAGCGCATTAAGCGGCGAGCACGGTGCTAAAAAACTACTACGTGATACTACTGTTAGGACTCAGTTTTTAAGCATGCCACGTGCAACTGTTGACGTAGACACCCTTGACGATCTAGTCAACGCGCGGCGCTTATTGGCCGCAGGCTGTCTTGAATCGAATATAGGGCAATGTGTTTAA
- a CDS encoding FUSC family protein, protein MQIQAEHKHTGFLHRLAQDLMPYPGRANQVLRTVLACAIVILISQTLMVPWLALSLVVVFFVTQTNVVVTRLTGALFILAATLAIALSLLIIMVTWNAPLLRILSACIVFFGSVFLMRTSKLEVIFFVVAIVVIYAQSLVDIAPNAELLVRSILWVWVAVSYAIAVTVIINTLFLPIDPVKQFKHAMQGQLEAVIRLLEPAKTEERLSDDPGKAGREMQSLYKLLRFSVMSDQSIRDREQEHLALLSLISELRAITCHLPAVINHPADRELARHLQQSCRLISASIAENSAFPAITFDKQAGENAALKNMATTLHSYYEGSAIHNSTAEAGKAGFLVSDAFSNPRYPMFALKTLLSAFLSYLLYAMTDWEGIHTIMLTCVIVAQPGLGNIQRKIALRLIGACIGGLIALGSIVFILPQLDSVFGLLMLTLPVMAVSSWITTGPERISYAGIQMMFTFSLAVLGAFGPVYELTEVRDRIIGIIAGIIIAGITHLLISPERESDLLLSKLSRLLNLAREGFGRADTPYRRTEINSGMAECEDISSRVALEPTWMRTEGAHDIIYHKQQMLLQGVKHVLIQTDRLSLIIRHMSKQHLSQSEAALALLEARLKQTSNWLEGKSERAPLLNSFNLLAATMPEELKISAIELNESLNQLNQLSTDFDKVSS, encoded by the coding sequence ATGCAGATCCAAGCTGAGCACAAACATACAGGCTTCTTGCACCGCCTGGCACAGGATCTGATGCCCTATCCGGGAAGAGCAAACCAGGTACTGCGAACCGTATTGGCATGCGCTATCGTTATCCTTATTTCCCAGACTCTTATGGTACCGTGGTTAGCCCTTTCATTGGTGGTGGTTTTCTTTGTAACCCAGACCAACGTCGTAGTGACCCGGTTAACCGGTGCACTGTTTATACTTGCAGCCACGCTGGCTATTGCCTTGTCACTGCTGATCATTATGGTCACCTGGAATGCACCGCTGCTGCGGATTCTCTCAGCTTGCATCGTTTTTTTCGGCAGCGTGTTTCTTATGCGCACCAGCAAGTTGGAAGTTATCTTTTTCGTTGTTGCTATTGTTGTCATTTACGCGCAAAGCCTGGTTGATATTGCACCTAACGCCGAACTGCTTGTCAGAAGCATTCTCTGGGTATGGGTGGCCGTCAGTTACGCCATCGCCGTAACGGTGATCATCAATACGCTTTTTTTGCCGATTGATCCGGTAAAGCAATTCAAACATGCCATGCAGGGTCAACTGGAGGCGGTGATTCGCCTGCTTGAGCCGGCAAAGACCGAGGAGCGTTTATCGGACGATCCCGGCAAAGCAGGCCGGGAGATGCAGTCTCTCTACAAGCTGCTCAGGTTCAGCGTGATGAGTGATCAATCGATCAGGGACAGGGAGCAGGAGCATCTGGCTCTGCTCTCCTTGATCTCGGAACTGAGGGCAATCACCTGTCATCTGCCCGCCGTCATCAATCACCCCGCAGACAGAGAGCTCGCCCGTCACTTGCAACAAAGCTGCCGGCTTATCTCAGCATCAATAGCGGAAAACAGCGCCTTTCCTGCGATCACCTTTGATAAACAGGCGGGAGAAAACGCTGCGTTAAAAAACATGGCAACCACTCTGCATAGCTACTACGAAGGTTCGGCAATACATAATTCAACAGCAGAGGCGGGCAAAGCCGGTTTTCTGGTGTCTGATGCATTCAGCAATCCGCGCTACCCTATGTTTGCCTTAAAAACACTGCTAAGTGCATTCCTGAGCTATCTGCTGTATGCAATGACGGATTGGGAAGGAATCCACACCATTATGCTGACCTGCGTGATAGTTGCCCAGCCGGGACTGGGCAACATACAGCGAAAGATAGCACTGCGTCTGATTGGCGCCTGCATTGGCGGCCTGATAGCGCTGGGCTCGATTGTTTTTATCCTGCCGCAACTGGATTCTGTTTTCGGTCTTCTGATGCTGACCCTGCCCGTTATGGCTGTCTCTTCCTGGATCACAACCGGCCCGGAAAGAATAAGCTATGCCGGTATTCAGATGATGTTTACCTTCTCCCTGGCCGTTCTGGGAGCATTTGGCCCTGTTTATGAGCTGACGGAGGTCCGGGACCGGATAATAGGCATTATCGCCGGTATCATTATCGCCGGTATCACGCACCTTCTGATCTCACCCGAACGGGAAAGCGATCTGCTGCTGTCCAAGCTGTCCAGACTGCTCAATTTAGCCAGAGAAGGGTTCGGCCGTGCAGATACTCCCTACCGCAGAACGGAGATAAACAGCGGTATGGCGGAGTGTGAAGATATCTCTTCCCGGGTTGCGCTGGAGCCCACTTGGATGCGTACAGAAGGTGCACACGACATCATTTATCACAAGCAGCAAATGCTGCTCCAGGGTGTAAAGCATGTGTTGATACAAACCGACAGGCTTTCCCTGATCATCCGTCATATGTCAAAGCAACACCTTTCCCAGAGCGAGGCCGCGCTCGCCCTGCTGGAAGCCAGACTGAAACAGACCTCCAACTGGCTGGAAGGAAAAAGCGAACGAGCGCCTTTGCTAAACAGTTTCAACCTGTTAGCTGCTACAATGCCGGAAGAATTAAAGATCTCGGCAATAGAACTTAATGAAAGCCTTAATCAACTGAACCAGCTCTCTACCGATTTCGATAAAGTTAGCTCTTAG
- a CDS encoding xanthine dehydrogenase family protein molybdopterin-binding subunit, with protein MKKLFQKKKETVDLNRRSFMVGSASAGLIMAFAPTLVSFDLSAAEAVSQEAFSPTIWWHMTPNGDVIINIAKAEMGQHIGTALARIVADELECDWDKVSIEYVDTDKKWGFMVTGGSWSVFQSFKPLSQAGAAGRIALIEAGAKLLGVKPGSARAEKGRVIAGSNSVTYAEIVQKGKFNRTFSADEIAALAIKPANKRHLTGLNQDFKALDIPTKTNGTAVYGIDAEVEGMVYARPVIPPTRYGSEVRKVDDSKSKKVNGYLGYEILKDPSDTLQGWVVVYAKNYPAAIKAVDLIKVDYKKGETASVSEADIQAEGKRLVSSDSTGTLFVDEGDVAKARIEAKESIEGLYTTDTANHFQLEPLNAVAEFKGDTWYVHTGNQWPSLTLPVLAKALEVPQEKVVIKPYYLGGGFGRRLYGDWIIPAVLTAKAIGRPVKLVFTRADDSLFDQSRSASTSLLKASFDKEGNFSGLEQAFAAGWPTKTMAPDFMPPGVDGKGKVDPFSASGADHWYSMVNHRARAINNELAQKTFTPGWLRSVGQGWIVWGLESFIDEIAHKLGKDPVQFRLDMLDGKGKQAGKAPESVGGAKRLRNTLEVLAKKVVNIKLGKDEGIGFAVSAGQERTMPAWIATAAHVHVNRQTGKITLKKLYAVVDGGLIIHPNGALAQIEGSLLWGASLALFESNAYHNGQVRSTNFNTYLPLRMNDMPEMDIEFVDSDEFPVGLGEPGVIGVAPAVSNAVFNAVGVRLRALPMKPSHITSVLRT; from the coding sequence ATGAAAAAGTTATTTCAAAAAAAGAAAGAGACTGTTGATTTGAATCGTCGCTCATTCATGGTTGGGAGTGCTAGCGCTGGGCTTATTATGGCTTTTGCACCTACATTGGTTAGCTTTGATTTGTCTGCTGCGGAAGCGGTTTCACAAGAAGCATTTTCACCTACCATTTGGTGGCATATGACACCAAATGGTGACGTAATAATTAATATCGCTAAAGCAGAAATGGGTCAGCATATCGGTACTGCGCTTGCACGTATTGTCGCTGATGAGCTTGAGTGTGATTGGGACAAAGTATCGATTGAATATGTCGATACCGATAAAAAATGGGGCTTTATGGTTACCGGGGGCTCTTGGTCTGTCTTCCAAAGCTTTAAACCTTTGTCTCAAGCAGGTGCTGCAGGACGAATCGCATTGATTGAAGCTGGCGCGAAATTGTTGGGCGTGAAGCCTGGGAGCGCGCGAGCTGAAAAAGGTCGAGTGATTGCTGGCAGCAACTCTGTAACGTACGCCGAAATTGTTCAAAAAGGTAAATTCAACCGTACCTTTAGTGCTGACGAGATCGCGGCGTTGGCAATTAAACCAGCTAATAAACGCCACCTTACAGGACTTAATCAAGACTTTAAAGCACTTGATATTCCGACCAAAACAAATGGTACTGCAGTGTATGGAATCGATGCTGAAGTAGAGGGTATGGTGTATGCACGGCCCGTTATACCACCAACTCGCTACGGTAGTGAAGTAAGGAAGGTTGACGATAGTAAGTCGAAAAAGGTCAATGGTTACCTTGGTTATGAAATTTTAAAAGATCCAAGTGACACATTGCAAGGCTGGGTTGTGGTTTACGCTAAAAACTACCCCGCAGCGATAAAAGCGGTCGACTTGATCAAGGTGGATTATAAAAAAGGTGAAACAGCCAGTGTGTCTGAAGCGGATATTCAAGCAGAAGGTAAACGCTTAGTAAGCAGTGATTCAACAGGCACCTTGTTTGTTGATGAAGGCGATGTTGCAAAAGCACGTATTGAAGCGAAAGAAAGCATTGAAGGGTTATACACCACAGACACTGCAAACCATTTTCAGCTTGAACCTCTTAATGCCGTCGCTGAATTTAAAGGGGATACATGGTATGTCCATACGGGAAATCAATGGCCGTCATTAACACTTCCTGTTTTAGCAAAAGCACTTGAAGTTCCTCAAGAGAAGGTAGTTATTAAACCTTATTACCTGGGGGGAGGTTTTGGGCGTCGCCTCTATGGTGATTGGATTATACCGGCAGTGCTGACAGCGAAAGCCATAGGGCGACCAGTTAAGTTGGTATTCACTCGGGCTGATGACTCCCTATTTGACCAGTCGCGCTCTGCATCCACATCTTTGTTGAAAGCTTCATTCGACAAGGAAGGAAACTTTAGTGGTTTAGAACAAGCGTTTGCAGCAGGTTGGCCGACCAAAACAATGGCTCCAGATTTCATGCCACCAGGTGTCGATGGTAAAGGAAAGGTTGATCCATTTTCAGCCTCTGGGGCTGATCATTGGTACAGCATGGTTAATCACAGAGCTCGAGCTATCAATAATGAATTAGCCCAAAAAACATTTACACCAGGCTGGTTACGAAGTGTAGGACAAGGTTGGATTGTATGGGGATTGGAATCCTTCATCGATGAAATAGCACATAAATTAGGGAAAGATCCAGTTCAATTCCGTCTTGATATGCTGGATGGAAAAGGTAAGCAAGCGGGCAAGGCACCAGAAAGTGTTGGTGGTGCAAAACGCCTTAGGAACACATTAGAAGTATTAGCTAAGAAAGTTGTAAATATCAAACTTGGTAAAGATGAGGGAATTGGCTTTGCTGTTAGTGCTGGCCAAGAGCGGACAATGCCGGCTTGGATTGCGACCGCGGCTCACGTTCATGTGAATCGTCAAACTGGTAAAATCACGCTGAAAAAACTTTACGCAGTGGTTGATGGCGGCTTAATTATTCACCCAAATGGCGCATTAGCACAAATTGAAGGCTCTTTACTTTGGGGGGCAAGTTTGGCTCTGTTTGAATCAAATGCATATCACAATGGTCAGGTCCGCTCGACGAATTTCAATACGTATTTGCCGCTAAGGATGAATGATATGCCTGAGATGGATATTGAGTTTGTAGACAGCGATGAGTTTCCTGTCGGCTTAGGTGAGCCGGGGGTGATAGGTGTTGCACCCGCGGTTAGTAACGCCGTATTTAATGCTGTCGGGGTACGTTTACGCGCATTACCTATGAAACCCAGTCATATAACAAGCGTATTAAGAACATAA
- a CDS encoding DMT family transporter, protein MSNSSSTEQQVPKLSKTADLDIKNAVAKKIIALVPWIFVFLWSTGFIGAKYTVAYSEPYFLLFLRGILSCIAFAVLALLFKADWPSKSTALKQMTTGLMIQAMFLGGCFKAIYLGMPAAFVSLVTGMQPILTALIVTSLYRKKFKAIQWVAIAIGFLGVYLVLNPNTENNTIEFSAILAAAVGLLGMTIGSLYQKRFRGNGHVLTQVFFQYVSLTLIMGMLTFIFEKQNVLWSASFVLGLGWLVFVVSVCAILLLMFMIESGESTKVATYFYLVPVFTAIESWLLFNESISTIGMLGMIFSLVGLLVFMRTSN, encoded by the coding sequence ATGTCCAATTCGTCATCAACAGAACAGCAGGTGCCGAAATTGAGCAAAACAGCAGACCTAGATATAAAAAACGCAGTGGCAAAAAAAATCATTGCGCTAGTGCCTTGGATATTTGTGTTTCTCTGGAGCACGGGTTTTATCGGAGCAAAATACACTGTGGCTTACAGCGAGCCCTATTTTCTTCTGTTTCTGCGCGGAATATTGTCCTGTATTGCGTTCGCGGTACTGGCTCTGCTGTTTAAAGCAGACTGGCCCAGCAAGAGCACAGCACTTAAGCAGATGACAACCGGCTTGATGATACAGGCGATGTTTCTTGGTGGCTGTTTTAAAGCTATCTACCTAGGAATGCCAGCGGCTTTTGTCTCGTTGGTAACCGGCATGCAGCCTATACTCACTGCATTGATTGTTACGTCACTGTATAGAAAAAAATTCAAAGCTATCCAATGGGTGGCTATTGCGATTGGTTTTCTTGGTGTTTATTTGGTACTCAACCCGAATACAGAAAACAACACTATCGAGTTCAGCGCCATTTTGGCGGCAGCTGTCGGGCTCCTTGGTATGACTATTGGGAGCCTCTACCAGAAGAGATTCAGGGGAAACGGCCATGTGCTGACACAAGTATTCTTCCAGTATGTTTCGTTGACGCTGATCATGGGGATGTTGACTTTTATCTTTGAGAAGCAGAATGTCCTGTGGAGTGCCAGCTTTGTACTTGGACTCGGCTGGCTGGTATTTGTTGTCTCGGTCTGTGCCATTCTTCTGCTGATGTTTATGATTGAAAGCGGAGAGTCGACCAAGGTAGCCACGTACTTCTATCTAGTGCCTGTTTTCACTGCTATAGAGTCATGGCTACTGTTCAATGAAAGCATTTCAACCATTGGGATGCTTGGTATGATATTTTCACTTGTCGGTTTGCTGGTCTTTATGCGTACGTCAAACTAA
- a CDS encoding TetR/AcrR family transcriptional regulator: MKNKQGTLGNQKQVPHIGHSPRQDRGRKRVEQILEAATAIIVDSGIEQLTIQNLSKASRTSAGSLYHFFPNLDAVIQALAERHDKNIQNIVEHLDATTDKEDWVEWDAGSFIQSFFGPYARYLRENRDYLPVQQLKGFVFGETYYMRFLMKAMQQRNPEWTQDQVDHEVNFMHSLAIGAVQQAFHRREGFVYDVMPKIILVLELYLQSIEDKKFTID, translated from the coding sequence ATGAAAAACAAGCAGGGTACTTTGGGAAACCAAAAGCAAGTGCCACACATCGGGCATAGTCCTAGGCAGGACAGAGGACGTAAGCGAGTTGAGCAAATTCTTGAGGCTGCCACCGCAATAATTGTAGATAGTGGAATTGAGCAGCTGACTATTCAAAATTTGTCTAAGGCCTCCCGCACATCAGCGGGTTCGCTCTATCATTTTTTCCCTAATCTTGATGCCGTGATCCAAGCTCTGGCGGAGCGTCACGATAAAAATATCCAGAACATCGTTGAGCACCTTGATGCCACGACAGACAAAGAAGATTGGGTGGAATGGGATGCAGGCTCTTTTATTCAGTCGTTTTTCGGCCCTTATGCCCGGTACCTGAGAGAGAACAGGGATTATCTTCCTGTGCAGCAGCTTAAGGGCTTTGTTTTCGGTGAGACCTATTATATGAGGTTTCTGATGAAAGCAATGCAGCAACGGAATCCCGAATGGACCCAAGACCAGGTCGACCATGAGGTGAATTTTATGCATTCCTTGGCCATAGGTGCGGTACAGCAGGCATTTCATCGTAGAGAGGGTTTTGTCTATGATGTGATGCCTAAGATAATACTGGTGCTGGAACTCTATCTACAGTCCATTGAAGACAAGAAGTTTACTATCGACTAG
- a CDS encoding YtcA family lipoprotein → MYKNAYILTAGSPRNLLLISAVSFIAGCTPAPSIVMFGASFPDWLLCSAAGILITCLLHVLLSNNRAKLLLKPVAIVYPCITAISSMLVWLLLFPN, encoded by the coding sequence ATGTATAAAAATGCTTATATTTTAACTGCAGGTTCTCCTAGGAATTTGCTACTGATCTCGGCAGTATCTTTTATAGCCGGGTGTACTCCCGCGCCCTCAATCGTGATGTTTGGCGCTTCATTTCCGGATTGGTTGCTATGTTCTGCAGCAGGCATCCTGATTACCTGCCTGCTGCATGTTTTACTCAGCAACAACAGAGCAAAGCTGCTGCTCAAACCTGTCGCTATCGTTTATCCATGCATAACGGCCATATCCTCAATGCTTGTCTGGCTACTGCTTTTTCCTAATTAA
- a CDS encoding XdhC family protein, which produces MLIAGAGSDAVPVYQMAKKLGWNVSLWDPRPANARREYFQHADFILRDSAKRLAEFCHTQRVSSVILMAHSVDLDSQVLKALALLPLNYLGMLGPAHRRAEVFETSGITKADIKAPVFGPVGLNIGGETPESIALSMLSEIHASLCGRDGRSLSEWGVS; this is translated from the coding sequence TTGTTAATTGCAGGCGCTGGTAGTGATGCTGTTCCCGTTTATCAAATGGCAAAAAAACTTGGTTGGAACGTCAGTCTTTGGGACCCACGCCCAGCCAATGCACGCCGTGAATATTTCCAACATGCAGATTTTATCTTACGCGATAGTGCCAAAAGGCTAGCTGAATTTTGTCACACGCAACGAGTTAGCTCAGTGATTTTAATGGCACACAGTGTGGATCTTGACAGTCAAGTGCTTAAAGCTTTGGCACTACTACCTTTGAACTACTTAGGCATGTTAGGGCCCGCGCACAGACGCGCAGAAGTATTTGAAACAAGTGGTATTACGAAAGCAGATATTAAAGCACCTGTATTTGGCCCTGTAGGTTTAAATATCGGTGGAGAGACGCCCGAGAGTATCGCCCTTTCTATGCTGAGTGAAATACATGCAAGCTTGTGTGGTAGAGACGGCCGTTCATTGAGTGAATGGGGAGTAAGCTAA